One Pseudobutyrivibrio xylanivorans genomic window, CAGATACTTACACTGAATATTCAGATCAAACTTCTTAACATATTTTTCAGCGATTACGTAATATAGATACGCATCTCTAGCCAAGAAGAACAGAGTACTTATGCCCCTGTCCATTGCATCATTAAGCACATGTAACACAAAACTGTTCAGTGCTGGCGCAAAAATCTTCTTACCAGTATGAAAAATAATATCTTGCTCTTTTTTCACTAACATAACTCCTAAGCAGAGAATCCATTTCTGATTCCAAAAGCTATTCTATTTGGAACCATCCAAACCATAATAGGCTTCACTACATAATGGAGCTCTCGCCATGGGTTTAATCCCAATTTCTTAAAACCATTCCATCTGATGACAACTTCATCAAGCTGATCAGGTAATGTTCTGCGATTGTAGCTATCCTTTGTCTCGCGATATCCAAGGACATTTTCCTGAAGGTTGTATCCCTTCACTCCTGAAGCTACCAGATTCATAAACAATTGGTAGTCCTCTCCTCTGCGAGGCTTTTCCTCTAAACCATAAGGCTTATCCATGGACAATACGCTCTTTCGAAACATAATTGTTGGATGAGCATATGGCTGGTATTTCAGGAAGTCTCTTCTTGAAGGCTTCTTTGGATACTTGCGCAGACCATAAATCTGATCTGAATCATCCATCAGTAGTAAATTACCACCAACAAA contains:
- a CDS encoding glycosyltransferase, translating into MKMPSISVLFPVYNCDESHLRKAIESILDQSFRDFELIIFDDGSSNDVKSIIAEYKENDSRIVFIREEKNHGLAYGLNKMVEIAKGKYLARMDADDISAPFRLECEYKFLENHPEYGFVGGNLLLMDDSDQIYGLRKYPKKPSRRDFLKYQPYAHPTIMFRKSVLSMDKPYGLEEKPRRGEDYQLFMNLVASGVKGYNLQENVLGYRETKDSYNRRTLPDQLDEVVIRWNGFKKLGLNPWRELHYVVKPIMVWMVPNRIAFGIRNGFSA